In Neokomagataea tanensis, one genomic interval encodes:
- a CDS encoding PhoH family protein, with protein MLNTSPSRSAAPMSEPQANPAGHGGNTRTIALRFNDNILLQRLLGDHDRHLVRLEAGFNVRLSCRGNKIAITGEDEAVSRAQAAIIALYNQLEGGAQIDGAQIDGIIRLTALPSRQERPQHNAYNAEHNAAPGRHEHQERTRPQRNQQPNNRHNAQPRHNNGAPSQNTGNAAFDDLPAIRTKRGVIAPRSHGQAEYMEMLARTDLVFGIGPAGTGKTYLAVAQGVSMLMAGQVDRIILSRPAVEAGEKLGFLPGDMREKIDPYLRPLYDALHDMMPGDQVVRRMGTGEIEVAPLAFMRGRTLAHSYVILDEAQNTTPAQMKMFLTRMGEGTRMAVTGDLSQIDLPGGVSSGLREAVETLDGLKGIGVTHFSSQDVVRHPLVARIVDAYEQKAPATRDNVRDRLRRESNGTSKSPRRY; from the coding sequence TTGCTGAACACCTCACCGTCCCGCTCCGCTGCCCCTATGTCTGAGCCACAGGCAAACCCTGCTGGCCACGGGGGGAACACCCGCACCATAGCCCTGCGTTTTAACGATAACATTCTGCTTCAACGCCTTTTAGGTGACCACGACCGTCACCTCGTCCGGCTTGAAGCAGGGTTTAACGTCCGCCTCTCCTGCCGTGGCAACAAGATTGCCATTACGGGTGAGGATGAAGCCGTCAGCCGCGCACAGGCTGCCATCATTGCTCTGTATAACCAGCTTGAAGGTGGCGCGCAGATTGATGGTGCACAAATTGACGGGATTATCCGACTGACAGCCCTGCCCAGCCGCCAGGAAAGACCTCAGCACAACGCATATAATGCTGAGCATAACGCGGCACCGGGGCGCCACGAACACCAAGAACGCACGCGCCCGCAGCGTAACCAACAGCCCAATAACCGCCACAATGCCCAACCGCGCCACAACAATGGTGCGCCATCGCAAAATACCGGTAACGCCGCTTTCGATGACCTGCCAGCTATCCGGACCAAGCGCGGTGTCATAGCACCACGCTCACACGGCCAAGCTGAGTATATGGAAATGCTTGCGCGCACTGATCTCGTATTCGGCATTGGCCCGGCAGGTACAGGCAAGACCTATCTTGCCGTTGCCCAAGGGGTGAGCATGCTGATGGCCGGTCAGGTTGACCGCATCATCCTCTCGCGCCCCGCTGTTGAAGCTGGTGAAAAGCTGGGCTTCCTACCCGGAGACATGCGGGAAAAAATTGACCCCTATCTCCGCCCACTATACGACGCTTTGCATGATATGATGCCGGGTGATCAGGTCGTGCGCCGTATGGGCACAGGGGAGATCGAAGTCGCCCCCCTCGCCTTTATGCGCGGCCGTACCCTTGCACATTCATACGTTATTTTGGATGAAGCCCAGAACACCACGCCTGCACAAATGAAAATGTTCCTTACCCGTATGGGCGAAGGAACACGCATGGCCGTGACGGGTGACCTCAGCCAAATCGACCTTCCGGGCGGCGTTTCGTCCGGATTACGGGAAGCCGTTGAAACCCTTGATGGCCTCAAGGGAATTGGCGTAACCCATTTCTCCTCACAAGACGTAGTGCGTCACCCCTTGGTGGCGCGCATCGTTGATGCCTATGAACAGAAAGCGCCAGCCACCCGCGACAATGTCCGGGACCGCCTGCGCCGGGAAAGCAATGGAACCTCCAAGTCCCCACGCCGCTACTGA
- the ybeY gene encoding rRNA maturation RNase YbeY → MEPPSPHAATDILIEDARWRAAVRDAERTIWRALAAVARQGGPDFSSGPAPSILLSSDRVVKRLNARYRNRNKPTNVLTFTPVAPGHGGDIILGYETVAKEALAAKRSMRAHLSHLVMHGALHLDGHDHHHPGEARAMESLESRALRSLGFSDPWKNGGARQ, encoded by the coding sequence ATGGAACCTCCAAGTCCCCACGCCGCTACTGATATACTCATCGAAGACGCCCGATGGCGGGCGGCGGTTCGCGATGCAGAACGCACCATTTGGCGCGCGCTCGCGGCCGTCGCCCGGCAGGGTGGCCCCGATTTCAGCAGTGGCCCCGCCCCCTCTATCCTTCTCTCAAGCGACCGTGTGGTTAAACGCCTCAACGCGCGTTACCGCAACCGGAACAAGCCAACCAATGTTCTGACATTCACGCCCGTGGCCCCCGGCCATGGCGGGGACATTATCCTCGGCTATGAAACCGTCGCTAAAGAGGCTCTCGCCGCCAAGCGCTCTATGCGTGCCCATCTCTCACATCTGGTCATGCATGGCGCGCTGCATCTGGATGGGCATGATCACCACCATCCGGGTGAAGCCCGGGCCATGGAAAGCCTTGAGAGCAGAGCATTGCGCTCCCTTGGCTTCAGTGACCCTTGGAAAAATGGTGGAGCACGCCAATGA
- a CDS encoding hemolysin family protein → MTDEQIDRSSDDGKRSTNSRGLFNIFGRRGRDQGLRESIATLVQEASQPTEDADIEPELDRQERSLILNVLRLRDITADDVMIPRADITAMPEHISLEDALALMRQENHSRMPVYRGQLDDIAGMIHVKDLVAYVDEPAAFDIRLLLRQPLMIAPTIPVLDLLLQMRQRRMHMALVIDEYGSIDGLVTIEDLIETIVGDIADEHDDPVTALWTERPDGSFDLDARLPVEELESRLGVVLTDAERESEIETVGGLVFRLAEHVPARDEILTHESGLEFRVLDADARHIRSLRMRIPEDWERRTMPEHRPTEDDRSA, encoded by the coding sequence ATGACGGACGAACAAATCGACCGCTCATCGGATGATGGCAAGCGCTCAACCAATAGCCGCGGACTGTTCAACATCTTCGGCCGCCGTGGGCGCGACCAAGGACTGCGTGAGTCCATCGCCACTCTCGTGCAGGAGGCATCACAGCCCACCGAAGATGCCGACATAGAGCCAGAACTGGACCGCCAAGAGCGCTCCCTCATTCTGAACGTGCTGCGCCTACGTGACATCACGGCTGATGATGTCATGATCCCGCGTGCAGATATCACAGCAATGCCGGAGCATATCTCATTGGAAGATGCGCTGGCGCTGATGCGGCAAGAAAACCATTCGCGCATGCCAGTCTATCGCGGGCAGTTGGATGATATTGCCGGCATGATCCACGTGAAAGATCTGGTGGCTTATGTGGATGAGCCGGCTGCCTTTGATATCCGGCTTCTTTTGCGCCAGCCCTTAATGATTGCACCGACCATTCCTGTGCTCGACCTGCTGCTACAAATGCGGCAGCGCCGCATGCACATGGCACTGGTTATTGACGAATATGGCAGCATCGACGGATTGGTTACGATCGAAGATTTGATCGAAACCATCGTAGGTGACATCGCCGATGAGCATGACGACCCCGTAACAGCACTCTGGACAGAACGGCCGGACGGCTCCTTCGACCTCGACGCACGCTTGCCTGTGGAGGAACTGGAATCACGGCTGGGCGTAGTGCTCACGGATGCTGAGCGTGAATCTGAGATTGAAACGGTAGGCGGCCTCGTCTTCCGCCTCGCTGAGCATGTCCCAGCGCGGGATGAAATTCTAACCCATGAAAGTGGCTTAGAATTCCGGGTACTGGATGCCGATGCCCGACACATTCGCTCTTTGCGCATGCGCATTCCAGAAGACTGGGAACGGCGCACAATGCCGGAACACCGCCCTACTGAAGATGATCGCAGCGCCTAA
- a CDS encoding thioredoxin domain-containing protein produces the protein MSFGRRAFLSSLPVAAASLSLGTSIARADTSIPASDPRLSPRFIGRPDAPIHVDEWFSLTCTHCGHFAETVFPEVKAKLIDTGKVCYRFHDFPLDQLALLGAMVARTLPADRYFAFTDDLLRTQMQWAFGRDVDPIEELKKHASLAGLSASEVDAINADETFRQAIVSRQDKDQSFLEISGTPYFRINNTPADSTIALSFDAFNAALAKAH, from the coding sequence ATGTCCTTCGGTCGCCGCGCTTTCTTATCGTCTCTTCCAGTTGCTGCCGCTTCGCTCAGCCTCGGCACGTCCATTGCCAGAGCAGATACCAGCATACCAGCGAGCGACCCACGGCTTTCACCACGCTTTATTGGACGCCCTGACGCACCAATCCATGTGGATGAATGGTTCTCTCTGACCTGCACACATTGCGGTCACTTTGCCGAAACCGTTTTCCCCGAAGTCAAAGCAAAGCTTATAGACACAGGCAAAGTCTGCTACCGCTTTCACGACTTCCCGCTTGATCAATTAGCCCTGCTCGGTGCGATGGTTGCACGCACTCTCCCAGCGGACCGTTATTTTGCATTCACGGATGACCTGCTGCGCACACAGATGCAGTGGGCTTTTGGACGGGACGTTGACCCTATCGAAGAACTAAAAAAACATGCATCTCTCGCGGGGCTCTCTGCATCTGAAGTAGACGCGATCAACGCCGATGAAACATTCCGGCAGGCTATTGTCTCCCGCCAAGATAAAGACCAATCTTTCTTGGAAATTTCGGGAACACCCTATTTCCGTATTAATAATACCCCGGCTGACAGCACTATTGCTCTCAGCTTCGATGCATTTAACGCTGCTCTCGCAAAGGCGCACTGA
- a CDS encoding DsbA family protein, with amino-acid sequence MNNSPVLSRRFILGAAPAAAALFGTTAHAQAPSGNALLAQRLSPRIIGNPNAKVLVQEWFSLTCTHCAHFATEEFPEIKAKLIDTGKIRYQFHDFTGDQVGLTAAMVARALPEERYVPFLEALFSSQMQWAFNREGDPIERLKQISALAGISSSDFDAIHNDMGYMQALFEQVKKDSETYNITGTPYFRFNNTTLDGDPDTYAHFAELVAKAS; translated from the coding sequence ATGAATAACTCCCCAGTGTTATCTCGCCGCTTCATCCTTGGTGCCGCCCCTGCTGCCGCAGCACTTTTCGGCACGACGGCCCACGCACAGGCGCCTAGTGGCAATGCACTTCTGGCGCAGCGTTTAAGCCCACGTATTATCGGCAATCCAAACGCTAAGGTGCTCGTGCAAGAATGGTTCTCCCTGACCTGCACGCATTGCGCGCATTTCGCGACGGAAGAATTCCCCGAGATCAAAGCCAAGCTCATTGATACGGGCAAAATTCGCTACCAGTTTCACGACTTCACCGGCGACCAAGTTGGCCTTACAGCCGCTATGGTAGCTCGTGCCCTGCCTGAAGAACGCTACGTTCCCTTCTTGGAAGCACTTTTCTCCAGCCAAATGCAATGGGCCTTCAACCGCGAGGGGGACCCGATTGAGCGCCTAAAGCAAATCTCGGCACTTGCAGGCATCTCCTCCAGCGACTTTGATGCCATCCACAACGACATGGGCTACATGCAGGCCCTGTTTGAACAGGTCAAAAAAGACTCCGAGACCTACAACATCACAGGCACACCTTACTTCCGCTTCAACAACACGACGTTAGACGGCGATCCAGACACTTACGCGCACTTCGCTGAACTCGTCGCCAAAGCGTCTTAA
- a CDS encoding AAA family ATPase, whose translation MASSDTTISRLTIGGFKSFADEVRVEILPGLTGIVGPNGCGKSNVVEALRWAMGESSARALRGGELDDLIFAGTSTRSARNLAQVTLHITNARGLAPAPFHEADELEVTRKAERGSGSEYRINGRTTRARDVQTLFADLASGARSSAIVSQNRVGLLIAAKPEERRLLLEEAAGITGLHARRHDAELKLRQTETNLSRAEDLRLQLEERLEALSEQSGQAKIYRELSDQIRALEVSLHALMHARANRAVQRSRDDLARAKEALKEAERASEAAQIADFQIRAALPAARKASEDARSKVENQRLVTETTRHDLTRAQDAVANATERLNQTEDDLADLTARLDQDKRTARDIHNELTQLDTERSQAPQQHAELSTQAAQLALQEAAAQETYTTAQRHYDLESVQQEALKHALSALSARLEQERQAYTTAEDEHCALQTQLADGPSLPELQKQTQAAYTAADNARQTEHASRQSLQEARLSLEQATRAVDEAKTRYAQEQKTLKDLLQRITATQERQKSDLQDRQTAQATLITPQQRDAFISTFLAAQEQLAHATEAEHSANATLDAQNALWVQARAAAAAGQQQHTAMQHALQNAEKRLNLTQQRYENALAQHKRCTAEQPDAALLTQATHAAQHSEQTLADCEADIIQSEADLVAYRADAEQTLNAEQSLENSLLKKRSQAEGLTQSLKTTTKNPSPLADALIIPAHLTHAVAAALAEGLDASLAADDVPATRRWNRLPALAGALPPAQLTPLSQILTVPAATRRCFEHIFLLEPPYDGAALQPLLQPGQSIVSTQGALWRWDGYYRAATSEDPAAALIERRRLLASLQADIAFEAEQLPLAKQQRQASQATLHAANAALAALRHKRVAAEHALSNARRTLAECTQNTTRAKDRSDAAAQLLQETQYDLEEAKKLFQHTHDALAELPSPDGLIAAATQHAEHVQTAQNALNACRQRRHQAQNALDFARNERDQAFLQHNTAEERLKHLEHNLERTEQDLTAWLHAADEHQKICDGIDLEALNTQASFAQSTLTAAQNALQNASQHSASTQAIAQQSRAELSAREHILTTASARLAVLTPHKNGLSESLARLEQEHATQTSAFTHRPALTALATARDAAFLALNDKKDAHQQAQQSLADCTHDAVRRESTIASLQSRLRDITPQITATAERHETLTARLAALRTEHDAALVAPEQITADLQRHEHALRHAEEVLEAARLNEVVAEEKAQTSQEKLYQLNQTLSEGRASIARLTERAEHAEATRTKLHAESDAPDPLAPYPQDLSETAETTSRRRLARLIRDREALGPVNLRADLEYQEARKTADTIAHEHAELTQAIARLRGAIGSINKEGRERLTAVFSAVDQHFQSLFSRMFGGGRAHLGLVGSDDPLEAGLEIFAQPPGKKLSTLSLLSGGEQALTALSLIFATFRCNPAPICVLDEVDAPLDDANVERFCALLMDMTKEAGTRFLVVTHHQLTMAHMDRLYGVTMQERGVSRVLSVDLKRATAMVDGV comes from the coding sequence ATGGCTTCATCCGACACAACGATAAGCCGCCTCACTATAGGCGGCTTTAAGAGCTTTGCGGATGAAGTGCGGGTAGAGATTCTGCCGGGGCTGACCGGCATTGTCGGCCCTAATGGATGCGGCAAATCTAATGTTGTTGAAGCTCTCCGCTGGGCCATGGGCGAGAGTTCCGCCCGCGCGTTGCGCGGCGGAGAACTTGATGATCTGATTTTTGCGGGGACCAGCACCCGCTCAGCCCGCAATCTCGCGCAAGTTACGCTACACATCACCAACGCACGCGGGCTGGCTCCTGCTCCATTTCACGAGGCTGATGAACTCGAAGTTACGCGCAAAGCCGAGCGCGGTTCAGGGAGCGAGTACCGCATCAACGGGCGAACCACCCGCGCGCGCGACGTTCAGACCCTCTTTGCGGACCTCGCATCGGGTGCACGCAGTTCAGCCATTGTCAGCCAAAATCGTGTCGGGCTGCTCATCGCAGCAAAACCTGAAGAGCGCCGCCTTCTTCTAGAAGAAGCCGCAGGCATCACAGGCCTCCATGCCCGCCGCCACGACGCTGAACTTAAACTCCGCCAGACCGAGACAAACCTCTCGCGGGCAGAAGACCTCCGCCTGCAACTGGAAGAACGCCTTGAAGCTCTGTCCGAACAATCCGGGCAAGCAAAAATCTACCGTGAACTTTCCGATCAAATTCGTGCGCTTGAAGTTAGTCTACATGCCCTGATGCACGCACGCGCAAACCGTGCCGTACAACGCAGCCGGGATGATTTGGCTCGTGCAAAGGAAGCGTTAAAAGAGGCGGAACGCGCCTCCGAAGCCGCACAAATTGCGGACTTTCAAATTCGCGCAGCCTTGCCCGCAGCACGCAAGGCGAGCGAGGACGCACGGTCAAAAGTTGAAAATCAGCGGCTCGTTACAGAAACGACTCGGCATGATCTAACGCGCGCACAAGATGCCGTTGCCAACGCCACAGAACGCCTCAATCAAACCGAGGACGATTTAGCGGACCTCACCGCCCGCCTCGATCAAGACAAACGCACTGCACGCGATATCCACAACGAACTCACACAGCTTGATACGGAACGCTCGCAAGCTCCCCAGCAACACGCTGAACTTTCGACACAAGCTGCACAATTAGCGCTGCAGGAAGCGGCAGCTCAGGAAACGTATACTACCGCACAACGGCATTACGACTTAGAGAGCGTCCAGCAAGAGGCCCTAAAGCACGCCCTCTCTGCTCTCAGCGCACGCCTCGAACAAGAGCGGCAGGCCTATACTACCGCAGAGGACGAGCATTGCGCGCTGCAAACACAGTTAGCAGACGGCCCCTCTCTCCCTGAGCTGCAAAAACAAACGCAAGCCGCATACACTGCTGCCGATAACGCACGCCAAACGGAACATGCCTCACGCCAATCCCTGCAAGAGGCGCGCCTCTCGTTAGAACAAGCCACACGAGCGGTTGATGAAGCAAAAACGCGCTACGCTCAGGAACAAAAAACCTTAAAAGACCTCCTACAACGCATCACAGCCACCCAAGAGAGACAAAAAAGCGATTTACAAGACCGTCAGACAGCACAAGCCACTCTCATAACCCCCCAACAGCGCGACGCCTTCATCTCAACATTTCTGGCCGCACAAGAACAACTCGCCCATGCCACAGAGGCTGAGCACAGCGCGAACGCAACACTGGATGCGCAAAACGCTCTCTGGGTGCAGGCACGCGCCGCAGCTGCTGCTGGCCAGCAGCAGCACACTGCCATGCAGCACGCCCTGCAAAATGCAGAAAAACGCCTCAACCTTACCCAACAGCGCTACGAAAACGCGCTTGCCCAGCATAAGCGCTGCACAGCAGAACAACCTGACGCGGCACTTCTAACCCAAGCAACACACGCGGCTCAGCACAGCGAACAAACACTGGCAGACTGTGAGGCAGACATCATCCAGTCTGAGGCCGATTTGGTTGCTTATCGGGCAGATGCTGAGCAAACACTGAATGCTGAGCAAAGCCTTGAGAACTCACTCCTCAAAAAACGGAGCCAAGCAGAGGGACTGACACAAAGTCTCAAAACAACGACGAAAAACCCGTCCCCACTTGCCGATGCTCTTATTATTCCCGCCCACCTTACACACGCTGTTGCCGCAGCCTTGGCTGAAGGGCTGGATGCTTCCCTTGCGGCTGACGATGTTCCGGCCACACGCCGCTGGAATCGTCTGCCTGCCTTGGCGGGCGCGCTCCCACCGGCACAACTTACACCTTTGAGCCAGATCCTTACCGTCCCGGCGGCCACACGCCGCTGCTTTGAGCATATATTTCTTTTGGAGCCGCCATATGACGGAGCCGCGCTTCAACCGCTGCTTCAGCCCGGGCAATCCATCGTCAGCACTCAAGGGGCTCTGTGGCGATGGGACGGCTACTATCGGGCGGCCACAAGTGAAGACCCAGCCGCAGCCCTCATTGAACGGCGCCGCCTCCTTGCCTCCCTTCAGGCAGACATAGCATTCGAGGCGGAGCAACTACCTCTCGCCAAGCAACAACGCCAAGCCTCTCAGGCCACACTGCATGCGGCGAATGCCGCTCTAGCCGCATTGCGCCACAAACGTGTTGCCGCTGAACACGCTCTAAGCAATGCGCGCCGTACTCTCGCCGAATGTACCCAAAACACGACACGCGCTAAAGATCGCTCAGACGCTGCCGCGCAACTCCTCCAAGAAACACAGTACGACCTCGAAGAGGCAAAAAAACTCTTCCAGCACACGCACGACGCGCTTGCTGAGTTGCCCTCCCCCGATGGCCTTATTGCAGCAGCAACCCAGCACGCAGAGCACGTCCAAACAGCCCAAAATGCGCTCAACGCCTGCCGCCAACGACGGCATCAGGCGCAAAACGCACTCGATTTCGCCCGGAATGAGCGCGATCAGGCCTTTCTTCAGCACAATACTGCTGAAGAACGCTTAAAACATCTCGAGCATAATCTTGAACGTACCGAACAGGATTTGACGGCATGGCTGCATGCCGCTGATGAGCACCAAAAAATATGTGACGGCATTGACCTTGAGGCCTTGAACACTCAGGCATCTTTTGCACAGTCAACGCTTACCGCAGCCCAAAATGCGCTACAAAACGCCTCTCAACACAGCGCAAGCACGCAAGCGATAGCGCAGCAATCCCGCGCAGAACTCTCTGCGCGCGAACATATTCTCACCACAGCTTCGGCGCGGCTTGCGGTACTGACACCTCACAAAAACGGCTTGAGCGAAAGCCTTGCGCGACTTGAACAAGAGCACGCAACGCAGACATCGGCGTTTACGCACCGCCCTGCACTCACCGCCCTCGCCACGGCAAGAGACGCCGCTTTTCTTGCCCTCAACGACAAAAAAGATGCACACCAACAAGCGCAACAGAGTTTAGCTGACTGCACCCACGATGCCGTTCGCCGCGAAAGTACTATTGCTTCGCTGCAAAGCCGTTTGCGGGATATCACCCCTCAAATAACCGCTACAGCAGAACGCCATGAGACGCTTACTGCGCGCTTGGCGGCCCTGCGCACCGAACATGATGCCGCATTGGTCGCACCTGAACAGATCACCGCCGACCTTCAGCGGCATGAACATGCCTTGCGCCACGCCGAAGAAGTCTTGGAAGCCGCGCGCCTCAACGAAGTTGTGGCGGAGGAAAAAGCCCAGACCTCACAAGAAAAACTGTACCAGCTTAATCAAACCCTCTCTGAAGGGCGCGCGAGCATTGCTCGCCTCACCGAGCGTGCTGAACACGCTGAAGCGACACGCACCAAACTTCATGCTGAAAGCGACGCACCAGACCCTCTTGCTCCCTACCCGCAAGACCTCTCCGAAACTGCTGAAACAACATCCCGCCGCCGCCTAGCCCGCCTCATACGTGACCGTGAGGCTCTGGGACCAGTCAACCTCAGAGCAGACCTAGAGTACCAAGAAGCACGTAAAACTGCGGATACAATCGCCCATGAGCATGCCGAACTCACACAGGCTATTGCGCGCTTGAGGGGCGCTATAGGCAGCATCAACAAAGAAGGGCGGGAGCGTTTAACAGCTGTTTTCTCTGCTGTAGATCAGCACTTTCAATCTCTTTTCTCGCGTATGTTTGGCGGCGGCCGCGCCCATCTTGGACTGGTTGGCAGCGATGATCCGCTTGAAGCCGGGCTCGAAATTTTTGCTCAACCCCCGGGAAAAAAGCTCTCCACACTCTCGCTTCTCTCCGGTGGCGAGCAAGCACTCACTGCGCTCTCACTTATTTTTGCAACATTTCGCTGTAATCCTGCCCCGATCTGCGTTCTTGACGAGGTCGATGCCCCGCTTGATGACGCAAATGTTGAGCGCTTTTGTGCGCTACTTATGGATATGACCAAAGAAGCCGGAACACGCTTTCTGGTCGTGACCCATCATCAGCTTACTATGGCGCATATGGATCGGCTTTATGGAGTGACTATGCAAGAACGTGGCGTTAGTAGAGTGCTCTCCGTTGACCTAAAACGCGCCACCGCAATGGTCGATGGAGTGTAA
- a CDS encoding metallophosphoesterase, producing the protein MKESIIPDPLPLTAAAQARILEHGIRVVGDVHGDLNAFQHAARTDRFVLQLGDLVDHGPDSVGVMELMLDLLDQQRGLFILGNHDRKLGRALEGRRLRRDPPLEDTLKAFNLPENAAIREQTYHAIAAAPAWLRLGRSLFVHGGFHTAMLLEAPPPGLDDMSAPLSRALFGETTGRLQPDGYPERRLTWINRIPAGMTVYVGHDRRSTDGRPWRRTGRLGGTAVFTDLGAGKGGHLAWIDLNSP; encoded by the coding sequence ATGAAAGAGAGCATCATTCCTGACCCCCTGCCCCTGACAGCCGCTGCACAGGCACGAATCCTCGAACACGGGATTCGGGTGGTGGGAGACGTGCATGGTGACCTCAACGCGTTTCAACACGCCGCGAGGACGGACCGCTTCGTTCTGCAACTAGGAGATCTGGTCGATCACGGCCCTGACAGCGTTGGGGTCATGGAGTTGATGCTGGACCTGCTGGATCAACAACGCGGCCTGTTTATTCTCGGCAATCATGACCGAAAACTCGGCCGCGCACTGGAAGGGCGGCGTCTGCGCCGGGACCCGCCACTGGAAGACACCCTCAAAGCTTTTAATCTTCCTGAAAATGCAGCCATTCGGGAGCAGACCTATCACGCTATCGCGGCCGCCCCAGCATGGCTGCGCTTGGGACGCTCGTTATTTGTGCATGGTGGTTTTCATACTGCCATGCTGCTTGAGGCTCCACCTCCGGGGCTGGATGATATGTCCGCCCCGCTCTCTCGTGCCCTTTTCGGGGAAACGACAGGCCGACTACAACCTGATGGTTACCCCGAGCGGCGTTTGACTTGGATTAACCGTATTCCAGCAGGGATGACCGTCTATGTCGGCCACGACCGCCGCTCAACGGATGGCCGCCCATGGCGGCGCACCGGACGACTGGGAGGCACGGCCGTCTTTACAGATCTCGGGGCAGGAAAAGGTGGACATCTTGCTTGGATTGACCTCAACTCACCCTAA
- a CDS encoding chorismate mutase, producing MIPTQQNEALNELEILRASIDNIDAALIHMLAERFRCTQAVGELKARASLPAADPDREARQITRLRELAHNAHLDPNFAEKFLSFVVKEVIRHHEAIAAQATPPATEQSYT from the coding sequence ATGATCCCAACGCAACAGAACGAAGCCCTAAACGAACTCGAAATATTACGCGCCAGTATTGATAATATTGACGCAGCGTTGATTCACATGCTGGCCGAGCGCTTTCGCTGCACCCAAGCCGTTGGTGAACTTAAAGCACGCGCCTCGCTTCCTGCTGCTGATCCAGACCGCGAAGCACGACAAATTACGCGCCTACGTGAACTCGCCCATAATGCCCACTTAGACCCGAATTTTGCCGAGAAATTTCTCTCTTTCGTGGTCAAGGAAGTTATCCGCCATCATGAGGCTATTGCGGCACAAGCCACGCCGCCTGCCACTGAGCAATCCTATACATGA
- a CDS encoding SixA phosphatase family protein, producing MTRHLLLLRHAEAGPYAHTEAGDRARALTGKGVAQAAQTASALLHWTAQHDIVWSAKEALTLCSPAQRTRQTADIALQRSHCRSARLEPDTLYSATAQNLLEHISSTDEHIQTLLLVGHNPAIEHLAYDLIGPSAQLKENDVFPKGYPPSTLTLFSLADNWYAARPSTLAFLGINAP from the coding sequence ATGACACGCCACCTGCTTCTTCTTCGCCACGCTGAAGCCGGTCCCTACGCGCATACGGAAGCGGGAGACCGCGCGAGAGCACTCACAGGCAAGGGTGTCGCACAAGCTGCACAAACCGCCAGTGCTCTCCTGCACTGGACTGCACAACACGATATTGTTTGGTCCGCGAAAGAGGCACTTACCCTGTGCAGCCCAGCACAACGTACCCGCCAAACGGCTGATATCGCGCTACAGCGAAGCCATTGTAGATCAGCGCGACTAGAGCCAGACACTCTTTACAGCGCAACGGCCCAAAACCTGCTTGAACACATTTCATCTACAGATGAGCATATTCAAACACTTTTGCTCGTTGGTCATAACCCAGCTATCGAGCATTTGGCGTATGATTTAATCGGACCAAGTGCGCAGCTAAAAGAAAACGATGTGTTCCCAAAAGGCTATCCGCCTTCAACGCTCACTCTTTTTTCATTAGCCGACAATTGGTATGCGGCGCGCCCCTCCACGCTGGCCTTTCTCGGCATCAATGCCCCCTAA